From a region of the Impatiens glandulifera chromosome 4, dImpGla2.1, whole genome shotgun sequence genome:
- the LOC124934985 gene encoding 40S ribosomal protein S20-2, with protein sequence MAYAPPMKQAKPGLEETQEQIHKIRITLSSKHVKNLEKVCTDLVKGAKDKRLRVKGPVRIPTKVLRITTRKSPCGEGTNTWDTFELRVHKRVIDLFSSPDVVKQITSITIEPGVEVEVTIADS encoded by the exons ATGGCGTACGCTCCTCCAATGAAGCAGGCAAAGCCCGGTTTAGAGGAAACTCAAGAGCAAATCCACAAAATCAGGATCACTCTCTCTTCCAAGCATGTTAAGAACCTCGAGAAAG TGTGCACTGATTTGGTTAAGGGTGCCAAGGACAAGAGATTGAGGGTGAAGGGTCCAGTTAGAATTCCTACCAAGGTTCTTCGAATCACGACCAGGAAGTCTCCCTGTGGTGAAG GAACTAACACATGGGACACATTTGAGCTTCGAGTCCACAAACGAGTGATTGATCTGTTCAGCTCTCCTGATGTGGTGAAGCAGATTACATCGATTACCATTGAACCAGGAGTTGAAGTTGAGGTTACAATTGCAGACTCTTAG